In Streptomyces sp. NBC_01408, one DNA window encodes the following:
- a CDS encoding NADPH-dependent F420 reductase, with amino-acid sequence MKIGIIGAGNIGGNLTRRLTALGHEVSVANSRGPQTLSALAEETGATPVTVGEAARGAEVVVVTVPLKNVPDLPPGLFGEAAEGFALIDTGNYYPQQRDGRIAGIEDEGLTESRWTERQLGHPVIKAFNGTFAQDILDRHRPAGAPDRMALPVAGDDEAAKKTVRALIDELGFDTVDSGGLDDSWRQQPGTPVYGLREGAEAVTRALAEASPVRTEAFQG; translated from the coding sequence ATGAAGATCGGCATCATCGGCGCGGGCAACATCGGCGGCAATCTCACCCGTCGGCTCACGGCCCTGGGGCACGAGGTGTCCGTGGCCAACTCGCGCGGGCCGCAGACCCTGTCCGCCCTCGCCGAGGAGACCGGCGCGACCCCCGTCACCGTCGGCGAGGCGGCGCGCGGCGCCGAGGTCGTCGTCGTCACCGTCCCCCTGAAGAACGTGCCGGACCTGCCGCCGGGCCTGTTCGGCGAAGCCGCCGAGGGCTTCGCCCTCATCGACACCGGCAACTACTACCCGCAGCAGCGCGACGGCAGGATCGCCGGCATCGAGGACGAGGGCCTGACCGAGAGCCGCTGGACCGAACGGCAGCTCGGCCACCCGGTGATCAAGGCCTTCAACGGCACCTTCGCCCAGGACATCCTCGACCGGCACCGCCCGGCCGGCGCCCCCGACCGGATGGCGCTGCCCGTCGCGGGCGATGACGAGGCGGCCAAGAAGACCGTCCGCGCCCTCATCGACGAACTCGGCTTCGACACCGTGGACTCCGGCGGTCTCGACGACTCGTGGCGCCAGCAGCCCGGCACCCCCGTCTACGGACTCCGCGAGGGTGCCGAGGCCGTCACCCGGGCCCTCGCCGAGGCCTCCCCGGTCCGCACGGAGGCCTTCCAGGGCTGA
- a CDS encoding MFS transporter gives MTASARTHRGRGLFSRQDRAVIAAAALSMLLVQMDWFALNLMLPAIGRDFATPSTDLQWLVSGYMLALGALMITGGRAADLLGRRRVMLVGLTGFAAVSVVCAAAQGTAWLTAGRVVQGCFAALVLPVSVAVVTAYFRDARQGRAVATVLAFSAIGTALGPFVGGAFAEHFSWRAVFLLNVPFCLAAAALMLRYVPETRDEQAGRGLDVPGVLALAAGLSALMIGVDQGASWGWASPATLACLLGGAALLALFVRVERRTAEPLLDLALLRNRPFVVVTLAGSLSNVVYCLVAVLSALYLQQVRGLSPFDAGLVFLSLSVGAGAASYWSGHLARRWRPEGLMAAGMLLCGLSLLALTWATPLALYTAVFAVVGIGVGLGWALTNVATQSYVAANRLAAASGLVLTSLVLLGAVAVAVAASVLEVISGSAARAASDGQAIESVLRVAALLSVLGAAALAAVVRRGVRV, from the coding sequence ATGACGGCATCCGCGAGGACCCATCGGGGCCGGGGGCTGTTCTCCCGGCAGGACCGGGCCGTGATCGCGGCCGCCGCCCTCTCCATGCTGCTGGTGCAGATGGACTGGTTCGCCCTGAACCTCATGCTCCCCGCCATCGGCCGGGACTTCGCGACCCCCTCCACCGATCTCCAGTGGCTGGTCAGCGGCTACATGCTGGCCCTCGGCGCCCTCATGATCACCGGCGGCCGGGCGGCCGACCTGCTCGGACGCCGCCGCGTCATGCTCGTCGGGCTGACCGGCTTCGCCGCCGTCTCCGTCGTGTGCGCCGCCGCGCAGGGCACGGCCTGGCTGACCGCCGGGCGCGTGGTCCAGGGATGCTTCGCCGCGCTGGTCCTCCCCGTGTCCGTGGCCGTGGTCACCGCGTACTTCCGCGACGCGCGGCAGGGCCGGGCCGTCGCCACCGTGCTCGCCTTCAGCGCGATCGGCACCGCCCTGGGCCCCTTCGTCGGCGGAGCCTTCGCCGAACACTTCAGCTGGCGCGCGGTGTTCCTGCTGAACGTGCCGTTCTGCCTCGCCGCCGCCGCGCTGATGCTGCGCTACGTCCCGGAGACCCGCGACGAGCAGGCCGGCCGGGGCCTGGACGTCCCGGGCGTACTCGCGCTGGCCGCGGGGCTGAGCGCGCTGATGATCGGCGTCGACCAGGGCGCGAGCTGGGGCTGGGCCTCCCCGGCGACCCTGGCCTGCCTGCTGGGCGGCGCGGCGCTGCTCGCGCTGTTCGTCCGCGTGGAACGGCGTACGGCCGAGCCCCTGCTCGACCTCGCGCTGCTGCGCAACCGCCCGTTCGTCGTCGTCACCCTGGCCGGGTCGCTGTCGAACGTCGTGTACTGCCTGGTCGCGGTGCTGTCCGCGCTCTACCTCCAGCAGGTGCGCGGGCTGTCCCCGTTCGACGCGGGTCTGGTCTTCCTGTCCCTGTCCGTCGGGGCCGGGGCCGCCAGCTACTGGTCCGGCCACCTGGCCCGGCGATGGCGCCCCGAGGGGCTGATGGCGGCCGGGATGCTGCTGTGCGGCCTCAGCCTGCTCGCCCTGACCTGGGCCACCCCGCTCGCCCTCTACACCGCGGTCTTCGCCGTGGTGGGGATCGGTGTGGGCCTGGGCTGGGCCCTGACGAACGTGGCCACCCAGTCCTACGTCGCCGCGAACCGCCTGGCCGCCGCGTCCGGGCTGGTCCTGACCTCGCTGGTGCTCCTCGGCGCGGTCGCCGTGGCCGTCGCCGCGAGCGTGCTGGAGGTGATCAGCGGTTCGGCGGCCCGGGCTGCCTCCGACGGCCAGGCCATCGAGTCGGTGCTGCGCGTGGCGGCCCTGCTCTCGGTGCTGGGCGCCGCCGCGCTGGCCGCGGTCGTACGGCGGGGGGTCAGGGTTTGA
- a CDS encoding DUF664 domain-containing protein translates to MKATDVIADGFGRIHEIVHEVVEGLPEEDLNARVDPTANSVTWLVWHLTRIQDDHVADAAGREQVWQTEGFEARFALPLPAGSTGYAHTARQAGTVRVDSGELLLEYFDAVHEQTLHFVRGLAAADLDRVVDERWDPPVTLGVRLVSVLGDDLQHAGQAAFVRGLLERR, encoded by the coding sequence ATGAAGGCTACGGACGTCATCGCCGACGGGTTCGGACGCATCCACGAGATCGTGCACGAGGTCGTCGAAGGGCTCCCGGAAGAGGACCTCAACGCACGCGTCGACCCGACGGCGAACTCCGTCACCTGGCTGGTCTGGCACCTGACCCGGATCCAGGACGACCATGTGGCGGACGCGGCGGGGCGGGAACAGGTCTGGCAGACCGAGGGGTTCGAGGCCCGGTTCGCCCTGCCGCTGCCCGCCGGTTCCACCGGATACGCGCACACCGCACGCCAGGCCGGCACGGTCCGGGTCGACTCCGGCGAGCTGCTGCTGGAGTACTTCGACGCCGTCCACGAGCAGACGCTGCACTTCGTCCGGGGTCTCGCCGCGGCCGACCTGGACCGCGTGGTCGACGAGCGCTGGGACCCGCCGGTGACCCTGGGGGTCCGCCTGGTCAGCGTCCTGGGCGACGATCTCCAGCACGCCGGCCAGGCGGCGTTCGTACGGGGCCTGCTGGAGCGGCGGTAG
- a CDS encoding MFS transporter: MSTPSPAASEAPGYRNETVIVFALSLAAMVVSMMQTLPVPILGLIRTDLGTSTANVSWVTTATLLSAAVFTPLLGRFGDQHGKKPTLVAVLGVMVVGSVVAALASSLPLLILGRVLQGAATAIFPLALSVLREEVRPQKLPGAMALVSGTLAFGSGLALVATGLLTSGSDADYRNAFWMATGFAVLALVAVVALVPATRHKTGGRTDFLGALTLGIALLLLLLPISQGHEWGWTSGRTLGSFAGAAVMTAVWVVTELKVREPLVDMRMFVHRPVLMANLAGILVGFGMFANFLGVSYLVQMPQALTGYGFDASILRASVQFLLPGAIVSLLASPVGGQLVRHRGPRVALALAAALGAVGFGWLALDHGHSASVIGAGLVVGAAVSFGYAAMPAVIMASVPHHQSGIANGINSISRSTGSAIGSAIVTTILASKTIEHLPAGVPPLPAESGFTLTFAIGAVAFALVAVISWLGLRGGPGTVAAASGRPAVSGETAPTDTAAVAGKAVSAG, encoded by the coding sequence ATGAGCACCCCCTCCCCCGCCGCCTCCGAGGCCCCCGGGTACAGGAACGAGACGGTCATCGTCTTCGCCCTGAGCCTCGCCGCCATGGTCGTGTCGATGATGCAGACCCTGCCGGTCCCGATCCTGGGCCTGATCCGCACCGACCTGGGCACCTCGACGGCCAATGTGAGCTGGGTGACCACCGCCACGCTGCTGTCGGCGGCCGTCTTCACTCCGCTCCTCGGCCGCTTCGGCGACCAGCACGGCAAGAAGCCGACCCTGGTGGCCGTCCTCGGCGTCATGGTCGTGGGTTCCGTCGTCGCCGCGCTGGCGTCCTCGCTGCCGCTGCTGATCCTGGGCCGGGTGCTCCAGGGAGCCGCCACCGCGATCTTCCCGCTGGCCCTGTCCGTCCTGCGCGAGGAGGTCCGCCCGCAGAAGCTGCCCGGCGCGATGGCGCTGGTCAGCGGCACCCTCGCGTTCGGCAGCGGTCTGGCGCTCGTCGCCACCGGGCTGCTCACCTCCGGGTCCGACGCGGACTACCGCAACGCCTTCTGGATGGCGACCGGCTTCGCGGTGCTGGCCCTGGTCGCGGTCGTGGCCCTGGTCCCCGCGACCCGGCACAAGACGGGCGGCCGCACCGACTTCCTCGGCGCGCTGACCCTCGGCATCGCCCTGCTGCTGCTCCTGCTGCCGATCTCCCAGGGCCACGAGTGGGGCTGGACCTCCGGCCGTACGCTGGGCAGCTTCGCCGGCGCCGCCGTCATGACCGCCGTCTGGGTGGTGACCGAGCTCAAGGTCCGCGAGCCCCTCGTCGACATGCGGATGTTCGTCCACCGTCCGGTGCTCATGGCCAACCTGGCCGGCATCCTCGTCGGCTTCGGGATGTTCGCCAACTTCCTGGGCGTCTCGTACCTCGTCCAGATGCCCCAGGCGCTCACCGGCTACGGCTTCGACGCCTCCATCCTGCGGGCCTCCGTCCAGTTCCTGCTGCCCGGTGCGATCGTCTCGCTGCTGGCCTCGCCCGTCGGCGGGCAGCTCGTACGCCACCGGGGACCGCGCGTGGCCCTCGCGCTGGCGGCCGCCCTCGGCGCCGTCGGCTTCGGCTGGCTGGCCCTGGACCACGGCCACAGCGCCTCGGTGATCGGTGCCGGACTCGTCGTCGGCGCGGCCGTCAGCTTCGGCTACGCCGCCATGCCCGCGGTGATCATGGCCAGCGTCCCGCACCACCAGAGCGGCATCGCCAACGGCATCAACTCCATCTCGCGCTCCACGGGCAGCGCCATCGGCAGCGCGATCGTCACCACGATCCTGGCGTCCAAGACCATCGAGCACCTGCCGGCGGGAGTGCCCCCGCTGCCCGCCGAATCCGGCTTCACCCTCACCTTCGCGATCGGTGCCGTCGCCTTCGCGCTGGTCGCGGTCATCAGCTGGCTCGGCCTGCGGGGCGGCCCCGGAACCGTGGCCGCCGCGTCCGGACGGCCCGCGGTGTCCGGGGAGACGGCGCCGACCGACACGGCCGCCGTGGCCGGGAAGGCCGTCTCCGCCGGCTAA
- a CDS encoding MarR family winged helix-turn-helix transcriptional regulator, with protein sequence MSDTAQRTPAKLQLLELLAAIGTAQWRDFAAAAAHHGLTSTQARVLAQLDGPLPMRGLAALLVCDASNVTGIVDRLEARDLVRREPDPADRRVKNVVATDAGREVIRRVREEMQVTHGALDTLDETESATLYALLERLRPTMEKDA encoded by the coding sequence ATGAGCGACACCGCCCAGCGCACCCCCGCCAAGCTCCAGCTGCTGGAGCTGCTCGCCGCCATCGGCACCGCCCAGTGGCGCGATTTCGCGGCCGCCGCGGCCCACCACGGACTCACCTCCACGCAGGCCCGGGTCCTCGCCCAGCTCGACGGCCCCCTGCCGATGCGCGGCCTCGCCGCCCTGCTGGTGTGCGACGCGTCCAACGTCACCGGGATCGTCGACCGGCTGGAGGCCCGCGACCTGGTCCGCCGTGAGCCGGACCCCGCCGACCGCCGGGTCAAGAACGTCGTCGCAACGGACGCCGGCCGCGAGGTCATCCGCCGCGTGCGGGAGGAGATGCAGGTGACGCACGGAGCCCTCGACACCCTCGACGAGACCGAGAGCGCCACGCTCTACGCCCTGCTGGAGCGCCTGCGCCCCACGATGGAGAAGGACGCCTGA
- a CDS encoding HutD family protein: MAGDSGIRVLRAADRRADAWKNGGGVTREIAAWPEGAGTGDFAWRVSLADVAADGPFSAFPEVDRTLTLVEGAGMDLTVAGVHRRVDERYAPQDFAGDEPTDCRLVDGPVRNFNVMYRRGTVRARTAVVRGRLALAAAPGETLLLVALAGPALLEPSTGPALPLGPYDAVLVTGALTGLVSTSGHVAVVRFA, from the coding sequence ATGGCCGGTGACAGCGGGATCCGCGTCCTGCGGGCGGCGGACCGCCGCGCGGACGCCTGGAAGAACGGCGGCGGGGTCACCCGGGAGATCGCGGCCTGGCCCGAGGGCGCGGGGACGGGCGATTTCGCCTGGCGGGTGAGCCTCGCCGACGTGGCCGCCGACGGCCCCTTCTCGGCCTTCCCCGAGGTCGACCGCACCCTCACCCTGGTCGAGGGCGCGGGCATGGACCTGACGGTGGCCGGCGTACACCGCCGGGTGGACGAGCGCTACGCGCCGCAGGACTTCGCCGGGGACGAGCCGACCGACTGCCGGCTCGTCGACGGCCCGGTCCGGAACTTCAACGTGATGTACCGCAGGGGGACCGTGCGGGCGCGGACCGCCGTCGTGCGGGGCCGGCTCGCCCTCGCGGCCGCTCCGGGCGAGACGCTGCTGCTGGTCGCCCTGGCGGGCCCGGCCCTCCTCGAACCGTCCACGGGCCCGGCCCTCCCGCTGGGCCCGTACGACGCCGTGCTCGTGACGGGCGCCCTCACCGGCCTCGTCAGCACCTCCGGACACGTGGCCGTGGTGCGGTTCGCCTAG
- a CDS encoding glyoxal oxidase, producing the protein MSRVQRSATLSACVIISALAVTTAWAAPALAHGTGHGHDDGAAAVAVVRADEAAVLGAEHARAHARLRLAVKDTEGYPQRTRTASLSSLRDSQRQANARFGAAESGRFTEFFPSPDFGVHVAQLPTGKVLLFSFERTEADPTKETGPTNTVGRTNAGRAYLWNPALGTGARAFKKVAPPVVLMPDGTHSPRPAPFFCAGHAYLPNGMVAVFGGNVGGKGGSGAKLSFVFDPWTETWYRNRDMSVGRWYPSAVTGADGRQIIMSGQSERGTGTPTPVVERFPALGHPVPWRPYDIPLDLPSQRLRSQAPFRNDYPHLFSMRDGLIYGLGRDADQQWAFDPVKDVRTDLPRRPADFRGYGSAVPLPAGFRGPDSVLVLGGDPRDPHTYRLSGGRWTTEEPRAFGRTQDNTLILPDGTLLTVNGALDTRDYGNGPFNPKADPKYRQIELRDARGHWKLGPAQRLPRGYHSNALVMPDGRMMVTGDELQQIANDPDIRDGMDGSIELYEPAYLHRGSRPALDRAPSGELGYDTAFQVRSSTPKDVKRAVLLAPTTVTHSVNTSQRHLELRFTAARGDTIGLRTPPSAADAPPGYYMLFLLDAKGVPSTAKWVKLGVRS; encoded by the coding sequence ATGTCCCGTGTGCAGCGGTCCGCCACCTTGTCGGCATGTGTGATCATCTCCGCCCTGGCCGTGACCACGGCGTGGGCCGCTCCGGCCCTCGCCCACGGCACCGGCCACGGCCATGACGACGGCGCCGCCGCGGTGGCCGTGGTGAGGGCCGACGAGGCCGCCGTACTGGGTGCGGAGCACGCACGGGCACACGCCCGGCTCCGGCTGGCGGTCAAGGACACCGAGGGCTATCCCCAGCGGACCAGGACCGCGAGCCTGTCCTCGCTCCGGGACTCCCAGCGGCAGGCCAACGCCCGTTTCGGTGCGGCGGAGTCCGGACGCTTCACCGAGTTCTTCCCCTCGCCCGACTTCGGCGTCCACGTCGCCCAGCTGCCGACGGGCAAGGTCCTGCTCTTCTCCTTCGAACGCACGGAGGCCGACCCCACCAAGGAGACCGGCCCCACGAACACGGTCGGGCGGACGAACGCGGGCCGCGCCTACCTCTGGAACCCGGCCCTCGGGACCGGCGCCCGGGCCTTCAAGAAGGTCGCACCCCCGGTCGTGCTGATGCCCGACGGCACCCATTCCCCGCGCCCCGCACCGTTCTTCTGCGCCGGGCACGCCTACCTCCCCAACGGGATGGTGGCGGTCTTCGGTGGCAACGTCGGCGGGAAGGGCGGCAGCGGCGCCAAGCTGTCTTTCGTGTTCGACCCGTGGACGGAGACCTGGTACCGCAACCGCGACATGTCCGTGGGCCGCTGGTACCCCTCGGCCGTGACCGGCGCGGACGGCCGGCAGATCATCATGTCCGGCCAGTCCGAGCGGGGCACGGGCACGCCCACCCCGGTGGTGGAGCGCTTCCCCGCCCTCGGGCACCCCGTGCCCTGGCGGCCGTACGACATCCCCCTGGACCTCCCCTCGCAGCGGCTGCGGTCGCAGGCCCCCTTCCGCAACGACTACCCGCACCTCTTCTCGATGCGGGACGGCCTGATCTACGGGCTCGGCCGGGACGCCGACCAGCAGTGGGCCTTCGATCCGGTCAAGGACGTGCGCACCGACCTGCCCCGGCGCCCGGCCGACTTCCGCGGCTACGGTTCGGCCGTGCCGCTGCCCGCCGGTTTCCGCGGCCCAGACTCCGTCCTGGTGCTCGGCGGCGACCCGCGCGACCCGCACACGTACCGGCTGTCCGGCGGGCGCTGGACCACCGAGGAGCCGAGGGCCTTCGGCCGCACCCAGGACAACACGCTGATCCTGCCGGACGGGACGCTGCTCACCGTCAACGGCGCCCTGGACACCCGGGACTACGGCAACGGGCCGTTCAACCCGAAGGCCGACCCCAAGTACCGGCAGATCGAGCTGCGCGACGCCCGGGGCCACTGGAAGCTCGGGCCGGCCCAACGGCTGCCCCGCGGCTACCACTCCAACGCCCTGGTCATGCCCGACGGCCGGATGATGGTCACCGGGGACGAGCTCCAGCAGATCGCCAACGACCCCGACATCCGGGACGGCATGGACGGCAGCATCGAGCTGTACGAGCCCGCCTACCTGCACCGGGGCAGCAGGCCCGCGCTCGACCGGGCGCCCTCGGGCGAACTCGGGTACGACACGGCCTTCCAGGTCCGCAGCTCGACCCCGAAGGACGTCAAGCGGGCCGTGCTGCTGGCGCCGACGACCGTCACGCACTCCGTGAACACCAGCCAGCGCCATCTGGAGCTCCGCTTCACCGCGGCCCGGGGCGACACCATCGGGCTGCGCACACCGCCGAGCGCGGCCGATGCCCCGCCCGGCTACTACATGCTGTTCCTGCTCGACGCGAAGGGGGTCCCCAGTACGGCGAAGTGGGTGAAGCTGGGCGTCCGCAGCTGA